The sequence CGCAGCATCGTCATGAGCGATCCCCGCTGCTCCTCCAGCGTCTTGAGTCCGGGGGCGAGGTCGTCGAGTACCGCGCCCACGTCCTGTTTGCGGTGGGCGAGGGTCGCCGAGAGCCGGTTGACGGCGTCGAGCGCGGCCGTGATGTCGCTCCGGTGGTCGTCGAGGTCGGTGACGAGCGTGTCGACCCGGCGCAGGGTGGAGCGGACCTGGCTCTCGCGACCGCCGACGGCCTTGTTGAGTTCGGTGGTGATGGACTTCAGCTGGTTGACGCCGCCGCCGTTGAGGAGCAGCGACAGCGCGCCGAAGACCTCCTCGACCTCGGTGTCGCGGGCGGTGCGGGAGACCGGGATGCGGTCCCCGGAGCGCAGCCGCCCGCCGCCGTCCTCGGGCTCGACGAGCTGGACGTACTTCTCGCCGAGCAGGCTGGACTGTTCGAGGCGGGCCCCCGTGCCGGAGGGCAGCCGTACGTCCCCGTTGATCCGGAGCGTGACGCGGGCCGTCCAGCCGTCGTCGGCGAGCGAGATGGCGGTGACACGGCCGATCGTCACGTCGTTGACCTTGACGTCGGACCGGGGGACGAGGTTGAGGACGTCCTTCATGTCCGCGGTGACGGTGTACGGGTGGGAGCCGAGGTCGGCGCCGCCGGGCAGCGGCAGGTCCTCGATGCCGTCGAAGCCGAGCGCGGGGACGGGGACGATGCCGAGGGTCAGGCACAGGGCGAGTACGGCGGCGGCCCCCGTGCCGCCCCACAGTCCCGCCGCGGTGGACCGCTTCACGCTCACTCACCCCCCACGGCGGGCAGGGGCAGCATCGGGCCGCCCTCGGCCACCTCGTTGAGGTTGGCGCGCCCGGTGAGCGTGCGGGTCCTCGGGTCGTACGCCTTGACGAGGTTGCCGGCCGCGAGCGGCGCGGTGTCGAGTGCCTCGGCGAGCGATTTCCGCTGGTCGACGAGGGTCTGGGTGAGAGGTACGAGACGGTCCACGTTCTTCTTCAGCTCGCCGCGGTTGTCCTGGACGAAGGTCTTGACCCGGCCGAGCGCGGTGCCGAGTTCCTTGAGCGCCGCCGCGAGGTCGTCGCGGTCGTCGGCGAGGTAGGTGGTGACGCTGTCGAGGTTCTCCTGGGCCGTGCGCACCGAGCTGTCCTGGTCCTTGAGCATCGTGGTGAAGGACTGCAACTGGCTGAGGGTCGTGAAGAGTTCCTCGCTGCTGCCGTCGAGGGTCTTCGCGGCCTTGCCGAACTGCTCGATGCTCTCGCCGATCGCCGCGCCGTTGCCCTTCAGGTTCTTCGCGCCCGTGTCGAGGAGGTCGGACAGGGCGCCGTCCGCGTTGGCGCCCTCGGGCCCGAGCGCCTTGCTCAGGTCGGTGAGGGAGTCGTAGAGCTGGTCGATCTCGACGGGGATGCGGTTGCGGGAGAGCGGGAGGACGGCGCCGTCGCGGAGCCGGGGGCCCTTGGTGTAGGCGGGGGTGAGCTGGACGTAGCGGTCCGCGACGACGCTCGGGGCCACGGCGACGGCGCGCGCGTTCGCGGGGACGTCCACGCCGTGGTCGATGTCGAGTACGACCCCGACCTTGGTGCCCTGCGGGCGCACCGCGACGACCTTCCCGACGCGGACCCCGAGGATGCGCAGGTCGGAGCCCTCGTACACGCCGACGGCGCGGTCGAAGTACGCGGTGACGCGCGTCCCGCCGGGGCTCGCGGCGCGGACGCCGTAGACGCCCGCGGCGGCGAGGAGGACGAGGACGAGCCCGCCGACGAGGAAGCGGCGGCGCGTGGACCAGGGGTGCGTGGGCCGGGGGTGCGTGGTGCCGCTCACTGGTCCCCTCCCTTCTTCGTCTCGTACGCGCCGTTCCTCGGCGGCACGCAGGACGCCTCGGGCCGCGCGGACGCGGG comes from Streptomyces sp. Tu6071 and encodes:
- a CDS encoding MCE family protein, with amino-acid sequence MSGTTHPRPTHPWSTRRRFLVGGLVLVLLAAAGVYGVRAASPGGTRVTAYFDRAVGVYEGSDLRILGVRVGKVVAVRPQGTKVGVVLDIDHGVDVPANARAVAVAPSVVADRYVQLTPAYTKGPRLRDGAVLPLSRNRIPVEIDQLYDSLTDLSKALGPEGANADGALSDLLDTGAKNLKGNGAAIGESIEQFGKAAKTLDGSSEELFTTLSQLQSFTTMLKDQDSSVRTAQENLDSVTTYLADDRDDLAAALKELGTALGRVKTFVQDNRGELKKNVDRLVPLTQTLVDQRKSLAEALDTAPLAAGNLVKAYDPRTRTLTGRANLNEVAEGGPMLPLPAVGGE
- a CDS encoding MCE family protein — translated: MKRSTAAGLWGGTGAAAVLALCLTLGIVPVPALGFDGIEDLPLPGGADLGSHPYTVTADMKDVLNLVPRSDVKVNDVTIGRVTAISLADDGWTARVTLRINGDVRLPSGTGARLEQSSLLGEKYVQLVEPEDGGGRLRSGDRIPVSRTARDTEVEEVFGALSLLLNGGGVNQLKSITTELNKAVGGRESQVRSTLRRVDTLVTDLDDHRSDITAALDAVNRLSATLAHRKQDVGAVLDDLAPGLKTLEEQRGSLMTMLRSLDRLQDVAVDTIDRSKADMVADLKALAPSLRSLADAGKDLPDSLQVLLTYPFTDEVLNGVHGDYLNAYLHITAADGTTLIPPLAPQDPDDGAGAPGGPTQGGDALRKSAGKPSGEKGATDDGASKDTAPKDTASRGTASQSTASHGAASGSATPEGSGPSGSRSPSANSPTSPGASPRSPLPLPATTSGGTP